Proteins found in one Drosophila innubila isolate TH190305 chromosome X, UK_Dinn_1.0, whole genome shotgun sequence genomic segment:
- the LOC117793378 gene encoding ubiquitin-conjugating enzyme E2-22 kDa-like: protein MGSLSVSRIKRELKEIMRRDEIIQGLIKIEVLDDNFMELRGEISGPEDTPYEGGKFSLDIKVPVGYPFNPPTVRFTTRIWHPNVCYMTGSICNDILMNNWAAAMTIPSVLLSLQGLMSVPEPDEPQNIVVGFQYKEEHDMFLITAKHWTNVYAGGPFHFPECDTKIQHLVNMGVDENEARIILSKRSWDMQNTTEHLFT from the coding sequence atgGGAAGTCTGTCGGTATCGCGTATCAAGCGAGAGCTGAAAGAAATCATGCGAAGAGATGAGATCATTCAGGGTCTTATCAAGATCGAGGTTCTAGACGATAACTTTATGGAGTTGAGGGGCGAGATTTCAGGACCTGAGGATACGCCTTACGAGGGCGGTAAGTTTTCGCTGGATATAAAAGTGCCCGTGGGATATCCATTCAATCCACCGACGGTACGTTTTACGACCCGAATTTGGCATCCGAATGTCTGCTACATGACGGGGTCCATCTGCAATGACATACTGATGAACAATTGGGCAGCAGCGATGACAATTCCCTCGGTGTTGCTCTCTCTGCAGGGCTTAATGTCCGTTCCAGAGCCAGATGAGCCCCAAAATATCGTCGTTGGCTTTCAGTATAAGGAGGAACATGATATGTTCCTTATAACGGCCAAGCATTGGACTAATGTCTATGCAGGTGGACCGTTCCACTTTCCCGAATGCGACACGAAGATACAGCATCTCGTGAATATGGGTGTTGATGAGAACGAAGCACGTATTATACTCTCCAAAAGGAGTTGGGATATGCAAAATACCACTGAGCATCTCTTCACCTAG